Proteins from one Podarcis raffonei isolate rPodRaf1 chromosome 1, rPodRaf1.pri, whole genome shotgun sequence genomic window:
- the CSTF3 gene encoding cleavage stimulation factor subunit 3 isoform X2 — MCNISGKEQDTKNCLQIKAKNYDKVEKLFQRCLMKVLHIDLWKCYLSYVRETKGKLPSYKEKMAQAYDFALDKIGMEIMSYQIWVDYINFLKGVEAVGSYAENQRITAVRRVYQRGCVNPMINIEQLWRDYNKYEEGINIHLAKKMIEDRSRDYMNARRVAKEYETVMKGLDRNAPSVPPQNTPQEAQQVDMWKKYIQWEKSNPLRTEDQTLITKRVMFAYEQCLLVLGHHPDIWYEAAQYLEQSSKLLAEKGDMNNAKLFSDEAANIYERAISTLLKKNMLLYFAYADYEESRMKYEKVHSIYNRLLAIEDIDPTLVYIQYMKFARRAEGIKSGRMIFKKAREDARTRHHVYVTAALMEYYCSKDKSVAFKIFELGLKKYGDIPEYVLAYIDYLSHLNEDNNTRVLFERVLTSGSLPPEKSGEIWARFLAFESNIGDLASILKVEKRRFTAFKEEYEGKETALLVDRYKFMDLYPCSASELKALGYKDVSRAKLSTIIPDPVVAPSIVPVLKDEADRKPEYPKPDTQQMIPFQPRHLAPPGLHPVPGGVFPVPPAAVVLMKLLPPPVCFQGPFVQVDELMEIIRRCKLPDTVDEAVRIITGGLPDLTMEGNGPLENNALLNKSVKRPNEDSDDDEEKGSVVPPIHDIYRARQQKRIR, encoded by the exons atAAAAGCAAAAAACTATGACAAAGTAGAAAAG CTGTTTCAGAGGTGCCTTATGAAAGTTTTACACATTGACTTATGGAAGTGCTACCTTTCGTATGTGCGAGAAACCAAAGGGAAGCTACCTAGTTATAA AGAAAAAATGGCTCAGGCATATGACTTTGCTCTGGATAAAATTGGCATGGAAATAATGTCGTACCAG ATCTGGGTGGATTACATCAATTTTTTGAAAGGCGT TGAAGCAGTAGGATCCTATGCAGAAAACCAGAGGATAACTGCTGTGCGCAGGGTATATCAACGGGGCTGTGTGAACCCAATGATCAACATCGAGCAACTCTGGCGAGATTATAACAAATATGAAGAG GGAATAAACATCCACTTAGCTAAGAAAATGATTGAAGATCGCAGTAGAGATTATATGAACGCTAGACGTGTGGCTAAG GAATATGAAACTGTGATGAAAGGTCTGGACCGCAATGCTCCTTCGGTCCCACCCCAAAATACTCCCCAAGAAGCTCAGCAGGTAGACATGTGGAAGAAATATATTCAGTGGGAAAAGAGCAACCCTTTACGTACTGAAGACCAAACCCTTATAACAAAGAGAG TGATGTTTGCATATGAACAATGCCTGTTGGTGCTGGGACATCATCCAGATATTTGGTATGAAGCTGCACAATATCTCGAGCAATCCAGCAAACTACTAGCTGAGAAAGGG GACATGAACAATGCTAAACTGTTTAGTGATGAAGCTGCAAATATTTATGAACGAGCAATCAGCACTTTACTAAAAAAGAACATGCTTCTTTATTTTGCATATGCAGATTATGAAGAG AGTCGGATGAAATATGAGAAGGTGCACAGCATATATAATCGGCTCTTAGCTATTGAAGATATTGATCCCACTTTG GTATATATTCAGTATATGAAGTTTGCAAGGCGAGCAGAGGGCATAAAATCAGGCAGGATGATATTTAAGAAGGCACGAGAAGATGCCCGGACCCGTCATCATGTCTATGTTACAGCTGCTCTGATGGAGTATTATTGCAGCAAG GACAAGTCAGTGGCCTTTAAGATTTTTGAGTTGGGGCTAAAGAAATATGGAGACATTCCAGAATACGTCTTGGCATATATTGATTATCTTTCTCATCTCAATG aggaTAATAATACAAGAGTCCTGTTTGAACGAGTATTAACCTCAGGGAGCCTCCCACCTGAGAAATCTGG AGAGATATGGGCCCGATTTTTAGCTTTTGAAAGTAATATTGGTGACCTGGCTAGCATACTTAAAGTGGAGAAACGGAGGTTTACAGCCTTCAAGGAGGAATATGAGGGCAAAGAAACAGCTCTACTAGTAGACAGATACAAGTTCATGGATCTGTACCCCTGCTCTGCCAGTGAACTCAAAGCTCTTGGTTATAAG GATGTGTCTCGGGCAAAGCTGTCAACCATAATTCCAGATCCTGTTGTGGCTCCTTCAATAGTGCCTGTGCTAAAAGATGAAGCGGACAGAAAACCAGAGTATCCAAAACCAGATACCCAGCAGATGATTCCATTTCAGCCAAGACATTTAGCAC CTCCAGGTTTGCATCCAGTCCCTGGTGGTGTCTTTCCAGTCCCGCCTGCTGCTGTAGTTCTAATGAAGCTTCTCCCACCTCCCGTGTGTTTTCAG gGCCCCTTTGTGCAAGTGGATGAACTCATGGAGATTATCAGGAGATGCAAACTCCCAGACA CTGTGGATGAAGCTGTGCGAATCATTACTGGGGGACTACCAGACTTAACAATGGAAGGGAATGGACCTTTGGAAAATAATGCCCTTCTTAATAAATCTGTAAAAAGACCAAATGAAGATTCAGATGACGATGAAGAAAAAGGATCAGTGGTTCCTCCAATTCACGACATTTACAGAGCACGACAGCAAAAGCGAATCCGATGA